The sequence below is a genomic window from Acanthochromis polyacanthus isolate Apoly-LR-REF ecotype Palm Island chromosome 14, KAUST_Apoly_ChrSc, whole genome shotgun sequence.
acagcagggtgactacttgtctccctttaaataggcagactgactgattatgagtttggaaacacctgtgatgtcaattaaatgacacacctgagttaatcatgtcactctggtcaaatagttttcaatcttttatagaggtaccatcatttttgtccaggcctgtttcattagtttgtttttttaaataattatgttaatcaacaattcaaaagtaatggctgattttgattatttaattttcaataaatttttatttattgttacttttgtgagtttcaagtgatttcagtgagaattgtgggtttttccttctttaactgaggggtaccaacaattttgtccacgtgtgtatattgttTTTAACAGAGATGAGGGCACTTTTCCATCTATTTTAATAATCAAttattaaacatcattttttgaagaaaaccTGCCAAACATTTCCAAATGCTAACTTCTGAAATACGGggatttgtctttttaattgttttttttttttttacagttatgggataataatttaaatatatgagggttttggactgttggttggacaaaatgagagaaatcaTGCTGTCATTGTggtctgttgtcattttctgacattttatagaacaAACAATCATCTGCATGTACaatacaaaaggaaaaaaagtcagCTGCAGCACCCATAAAGCACAGATAAAATTGTGTCTTAAAGTGTCGTAGGCCCACGCACTGATGAAATAAAGTTTCTTACACTGGGTGTGATCAAACACCACCAGGGCAAAGCTGTCAGTTTCCAGGATGTGGGACAGTTTCCCCAGACTGTCTGTCGGCTGCACCTGGAAGGTAAAAGAGAATTAAGCAACTACATGAATGAGTTAAATTCAGATGCATGCCTTTAACAGTTGCACTTTTTCATCCATACTGCCACGTGCTCCTGATCTGACCTGTCTGAAGTCCTTACAGAGCACCAGACTGACAGCGTCTGAAAGCTCCACTTTATTGGCCAACAGAGAGGACAAAATGGTTTCCAGAGTCACCATCCCTATGATGGCACTGCACAAGCAAGCAGAGACAACAAACCTTTCATCAGATACAAGAGACTCACTCTGTCTGCTAATGTCAAAGAAATATCCAAAATAAAGATCAAGGTACCAATAAAgcatacaaacaaaacatttccaccataaacaatgaataaaatacagataaaatatATACTTGAGCTctacattttaaatggaaaacataacatgaaaaaaagaatttgtTAAATGCAGTTAAATTGATGTGAAAGAGGGTTTATGATTGGTATTTCTCTCAtcatccacttttttttttgattgattgagatatttattttaaacatatAAAGACAAGTACCAAGTAAACAAGGAATTAATATTACATATAAATACACATACACTCATATACATACAGAtccatacacatacatacaaaactaaattataaagcaaaagaaatatTTCACAATTCTGGACTAGATCTACATATTTGAGAACTTTGTGCAAGTATGCAGATGATTTGGTGATTTTGATCCATATAGTGCAGGAACTGAGAGATTATTCACTTTATGGTATGGATCTAAACATCAAATCTAGAATTTCCCGAAGACACACACCCTGACTCAGTGACGACTGGAACCTGGTCGATCCTGTTCTCCTTCAGGATCTCAACAGTTTTCTGGCAGGACACAGACGGAGACACAGTGAGAGGGACGGACAGATGTAGACTCTGGACAGTCAGGTCCCACCACCTTCAAGGCAGCAAGACAAACGTGTTAATGCTCATCTATGAGACGGcctttttggatttgtttttgggttttgttttttttaccaggGTTTGACGTCGACTGGGGCCTCCGGGCCGAGGAAACCCTTCTCACACATCCACTGATCACTCAGGAACTTTGACCTGGAGATAGAATGTTAAAATCATCAGCAGTAGGTGTGAACATGTGTGGAATAACAGCCTGGTTTCCATCCTGCGCCTTAAACTTGTGAGATTCTAGAAGTTATTTCTGGAGTTTTTTGTCTGGAATTCGTTAAGTTCTTCTAACGCCAAAACAAGTCTTGTAGTTTAgatttattcagtatttttatgCTTGTTTTTCATCGTGTTAACTTTAATTTTTGCTTTATTAGTTGAGGACAAGCACTTTGCATTATATGACTAAGTGTCCTACATGTAGTTTCGGACGGAGTCGGCCAGGATGACCACACAGCGCTGtccctcctccagctgctgagCCGTCTTCACCGCTGCTGCCATCACAGAGCCGGAGCTTCCGCCTGCAGAACGACAGGAAAATCAATCCACACAACTAATAAGCAGGCCGTTGGTGGTCTGTTACGTGAACGCACCACACAGAAGACCCTCCTCTCTGATCAGTCTGCGTGCCATGGTGAACGTTTCCACATCGCTTGATTTGTACCACAAGTCCACAACCTGCACAGAtttaaaaaaggagaaagaaaatgagctGGAGCTTAgctaaaatgtgaaatgtacaaaaacaccCACAGATTTATCCAGCACGGTGGGGATGAAGTCGTATCCAATGCCCTCCACTTCAAACGAAGTCTTCTCATTCTTTTCTTTTGGGGCAACAAGAACAGAGCCCTCAGGATCCACACCAAcaatctgaaaacaaacaacgGTGTTAAAACTTTGCCATTACAGCAGCATAAGGATTAAAAATGCAGCACTAACAGGCTCGAGTAAGCAGAAATCACATGCATTTTTACTCAGATGATGTACTGTAGTTTGCAGAAAACACTTGTACTATGAGCTGCTGTTGAGTTAAGAAAAAACTTCTTCCTTTTGTCATTTGGCCTCAGCTCTGGATTACAGTAAGTTCTGTGTCTTACCTTGACATTAGGGCACCTCTCTTTCAGCTTTCGAGCAACACCTGTGAGTGTACCACCTGTACCGGCTCCAGCCACCAGCATGTCCAGTTTACCTGAAAGGAAAACCACATTTGCTTTTTTAGGCCCTATTCTCACAGGATTAGAATTACCTCAGGACCAGTGGTGATTTGTAATAGTTGTGGAGGATGTCTGTGATCTTAATCCCGTTTGAATGTGCCATGTCAGTAATTGGGTTATCGCAGTCAAGTACCagaatacacaataaatacaacaCTGACTCACATGGGATTAGTATAACGTGGCGATCTCAGGTCATTTATGAATTTCCCCCAagtctgtgtttatttaaatgcattttgcaCAGGATAAGCAAAGTCTGTGTTTTACTCAAATTTATTGACATTACAGCCCAGATACGATTTCAAATCTGTGCACATCGACATCCGCTGTTGTCACGTCCATGCATAGCGGGCCGTCAGGGCCTTTTGAAGGATAAACATAGAAGGTTTCTTACCACATGCTGCTACGCTGACAGGACGTCAGTGTTTGGTTAAATATGGTAGGTAATTTGTGGTGGAATTTTTACTTCACAAATTACAAACGTGGTGCATTTGCACGGGATTGAGACCATAGACATCCTCCGCAATTATTACAACTCAACATTGGTCCCAAGGTAATGCTGATCCTGTGTGAACAGGGCTTACGAATGTCACTTTTTGCTTACAAAAAGAGATTATGAACTTATCCTCTATAGTTTGGGCTTCTAAAACTGAAAGACTGCATGCAAAGGCTATAGGTCCTACACTGTTCTTTTTGTAGTTTATGTGTCGTGCCAATTAGCTTAAATGTAGATTATGCACATTATTAAAGAACCCCAGAATTACAGATACGTGCTGACACAGTCacatatatttaatatttcatctttacTTGAATTTTGCTATcctgttttgcttgttttagtattttatagtactttgtttttgttttgcaaattgATTTTGCAGGTCTTGATGTTTTCTGCCGGTCTAGTGACACGTGCACCACTTTGGTCACTTCAGGTTGTCTATATCGTGCAACTcaacttttttttataaagaaacttcttttcttcttcaagaGCACCAGCGGTTTTCATTGTCAGACTCCATCATCTGCCTTTTCATTTGTAGAGTTATTACATGTTATTTTCTGATCTGTGTGTTGGGCATGCTCTGACTTACTGTGCTGTTTAAGTTGTTGTTGACTAATGGTCACATGTCATACTAGAGACCACTTTGTGGAAACTTTGTGACACCAAAGAAAGTGTAAAGAGGTGTAGCTAAGTGtgttctcttttttcctctcctttaGCTGCTGAATTAAAACTTAAAAGGGGTTTGGCAACATAAATGTATCACAGGACACTGAATAATAAGAGAAAAGAGGCACAACACAAACCGTCACACTGCTCCAGTATCTCCTCTGCTGTGGTGTCATAGTGAGCCAGGGGGTTGCTGGCGTTGCGATACTGGTCGAGGATGTGCGAGTTGGGGATCTGATTCTTTAGTTGCCAGGCCATACGTACATGAGACTCTGGAGAATCAAAAGCTGCAGATGTAGGTGTGCGCACAACTTCTGCTCCGAGAGCTCTTAGCACATCcacctgaaacacacattaagactTTTAATTAGCCAAATGCCCCACATTCAAGTAATGACAGGTTGTGCTCATGAACAGAGCTGTTTACCTTCTCCAGGCTCATCTTCTCAGGCATGGTAATAATGCAGCGGTAGCCTTTCACTGCAGCGGTGAGGGCGAGGCCAATACCTGCATCAACCCCAAAGAGGAGGATTTTACAACTTGCTATCACAACAATTACAGTTTACATCGACTGTCCATCTTTCTTCCACATACCCGTGTTTCCAGAGGAGGGCTCGATGATCGTGTCTCTTGGTTTGAGGATCCCGGCTCTCTCAGCGTCCTCCACCATCCGCAGAGCGATCCGGTCCTTCATGCTGCCTCCTGCACTGAAGAACTCACACTTGGCCACTAAAAACAGTCACCCATAAGAAAATACTGCATGACTGGATGTGTTCAGGGCTGATCTTGAAGGTTCATTTGATGGAAACGATTTTAAATCTGTCCTCCATTATCCGTAATGATTCGGACTAAATTACTACCACAGCaagaataacaagaaaagcattcattCCCCTTTTAAACCAGAACCAGGCGCTAGTTCAGTGCTGGTGTTTAGTTGGTTCAAATCTCGTGCTTCCTGAGAACCGGTTTGCAGCCAAATTAGAGCCACGTCACTGCGTCACCGTGAAACGTCAGCACGTCACTGCGTATGTAGCCGTTCAACAACATTCGCGCTTCATAACCATGGAAGTGCCTTTGGACTGAAAAAATGACAGATGCACTTTGGGGACTTGAGGCTTTCATTAATTTgcattctttttatttattgtagtATTAGCTAATGGGGAGTCCTGCTATTCTTGTGTGAGCCATGTTTTAAGGCTATTTTTGTTTGCAATTTGACATTAAGAGAGTGCCAAATTAGCTATCAGCTATCACTGTACATACTTTAGTACCCACTGATGTGCAGACAGCTCTCACTGGATCACTGTAATActgaagaaaattaaattctCAGGCAATTTCCGAAGCAGAAGTGGATTTATGggagtttatttgtgtttaattgtttttctgAAAGCCTTTTATGTTACAAAGTGTAGAATATTTCACCCCAGAGCCTCCTTGTAAAGTTAATAACCTGTCTGAATAAGTCTTTAGACAGAACTGAACTAATTTTAACTTTGAGAGCATGAGGTCGTCTAAAAGTATCCTCTACTTTTGTTTCGTATACAAACTCCTAACTTTGCAGGTGCGCTAACACCTGCTATCTAGAAATTAGAACAATTGGTAGATGTAAAGTCTTTTGTCTCATTAATGCATGGGGACAAACTAGAATGTGACTTTCATTATTTGACTTATTTCATcttatttaattttacatttgctttattccctaatattctgtgtttcttATTCTTTACCCTTTTACTGAACATCCATGCTGGCTTAACAATTTAGTTTTCCTCTGAGGTTTAAAAAGGTCCTCTAAATCTAAATGATGCAGCTGAGGAGAAATTGTATCCAAATGAAAAGTGCGGAAATGTTTTCAAGTCTTGAgctgcattttgtttgtggatgtgtgtctctctgttggCCAAAAAGAACAACGAGTCTTTCATTTTCACCTTACAACCCCCTGGAACTCACTGCCTCCTCAGACAAAGCCCCAACAGTTACACAGTGGCCAACGTGAGGAAACGAGCCACACGATACTTCAACCTTCCCTTCTTAACAGTTAAGCAGGAAGCCAACAGGGACTCGGAGAACCAGCAACCCTAATAAAAGCAAAGATGAGTCTGCAGCGTGCATGTAGCTTGAAAGACTTCTGCCTTGAAAAACATCCTTATGCACAAAGATTGTTCGCCAGGTGAGATTTCTCTCTAAATCACTGCTGAGCTACAGTTACATCCAGGCAGAATTTTTTTCATCCCACTGAACACATTAAACTTCTCAACTTTATTACTGTTCCAGGAAGGAGAACAGTACAGCTGCTGTTAGAGGAGTTTGGAGCGACTCCTGAAATGgagttctgttcattttcttcatGCTGTTTCCATCTCAAGCTATCTGCATTAGAAGTGTGCAGAAAAGATTTTAATTAACATTATTGTTGGACAACCAGTCAACCAAATTACTACGGCTATCCCCATTAAAGTGGTTTCATACAAATTCCTCAACATCAATTAGAGGTTCAATTTCAGTGAAAATCCAAGAGATAGGACTTTTATGCTTTGCCTTTATGCCTCACTTGCAAAGAGGAAAAGGGGGTAAAATATTGCATAGAATCCAGTCTGACATTAAGAACAGAATTTTGGTTCTCCTCCTGAGACCTTTTACATCCCAGAAGGATCAACAATGTGAACAGATCTGTGCTGTCAGACAACTAGCTCCTTGCATGACACTGTCTCCAACATTAACACCAAATAAGCACAAGAAAcgaacaaaaaaatgttatttagtGAAAGCTGTCGGCCCAAACGGAAATGTCACTGACGTCAAAGGTCAAAGGAAAACAAGAGTCAACTTGGACAGACTATTCGATTCATGGAGGGACAAAACATAACTTTAGTCAAGCTAGCTTTGGCCATTTTCTCATGACAAGACTCAGCATCCACTTCCATGTGAAAGATAAAGGGCACCCATGTTCACATTCTGGACAGAGAGGACCGATGGTTTGAAAGAAGAGTGAAGGAAACCATGTATTTTAACTTAGAACAACCATGTTGAAACAGAGGAGGAGCTCTATGATACTACCTATCAGATACTGAGAATGCAGTCTTGAGATCTTTCCCAAGAAATTTCCACCACTGTTAACATCTTGAATTACTTTCACAAGCTTCCGCACTGAAAGTTAATGAGTTTTATGTGGTTATATGGGCCATTAACTATGTGAGGTGGCGGTGACAGTATATATTTGAGACTCTGTATTggttagaactgaagaaacctCTTGGATGAAAGTTAAAACTCTAAAAATAGTGTCTATAACCTCAAATATGGACAAACTAAAATAACAGTgtaacttaaagctgctgtccggagtttccgtttgttttcaatttatgtatcattttttaacaaagcttaaatgtgttagcctagttcgatactataatataatgttagtatgacgcgatatgaaaatttattcctgagctccgccttcctctcatagacccccatgttattccaaaaagcgccggtcgctgccgaccaatcaagttcgagcttcagctttgtcatgctgtcaatcaacggttacgcgcacagcaagcaagcccatgcagaggtgggcgagcgacgcacatttgttttgcttgtggaggagagagcatcagggctcagcaacttccagaaaagttaccaatcccacggtttgtcaggccaagagactgcaggacgttttttggctcggggtgctcgcgtcgctccccgaccacggcctccatagcccgcctgacggcttcgtttagatgcccgacctctggaggaagatgttggggcgtctgggacatgctcttcgtcagaggagtcatgcaattctgaactctagatagaaataaataaacaatctaacacatatacacgcgtaaatgcactaagtttgataaacaacgtcatcgagagggatacacgagtgtaatcacatattgaaacttgactcgttcgtcctagcagattcatgttattttagtattaggacaagttagactcaatacagcattctaacgtaattcctttattatttactaaatgtactaaatgtagaagagtggaaaacagcacaacaggcaagatgctgcagcactccgggcaccactctcaggtactgcgcgcgtgcacaaataaaggggcgaaatcagagggagggaccaacagcgttttgggagacgctgcgattcaaactccggacacgagctttaagtaccctcattaaccacgcccgacgggtacaTCAgtggggttattgcattcggtgcggtatctggctgggtaagtatgtatgtatgtatgtatgtatgtatgtatttggccggtccgatatctctgcaaccgctgaagtcaggataatcaaacttggcagtgaagatcagtctaaagtcccctgctcagttgtggagttacaggtcagcagatcaagtagggagggagatacgtacgattatcaaaattgatacatat
It includes:
- the cbsb gene encoding cystathionine beta-synthase b — encoded protein: MPSGCGSACLEDVSTDVTRVEKSSSADGDAVTVTSDHRLSGSGSELEDTEGASDQRDWIRPDLPSRCTWRLGAAVSESPHSHPAHIKPPSILPNILGKIGHTPLVRLNRIPKEFELKCDVLAKCEFFSAGGSMKDRIALRMVEDAERAGILKPRDTIIEPSSGNTGIGLALTAAVKGYRCIITMPEKMSLEKVDVLRALGAEVVRTPTSAAFDSPESHVRMAWQLKNQIPNSHILDQYRNASNPLAHYDTTAEEILEQCDGKLDMLVAGAGTGGTLTGVARKLKERCPNVKIVGVDPEGSVLVAPKEKNEKTSFEVEGIGYDFIPTVLDKSVVDLWYKSSDVETFTMARRLIREEGLLCGGSSGSVMAAAVKTAQQLEEGQRCVVILADSVRNYMSKFLSDQWMCEKGFLGPEAPVDVKPWWWDLTVQSLHLSVPLTVSPSVSCQKTVEILKENRIDQVPVVTESGAIIGMVTLETILSSLLANKVELSDAVSLVLCKDFRQVQPTDSLGKLSHILETDSFALVVFDHTQYVTDGSARRRQTVFGVVTAIDLLSYITTQEDRSSSKCSLSDNESL